One region of Vidua chalybeata isolate OUT-0048 chromosome 26, bVidCha1 merged haplotype, whole genome shotgun sequence genomic DNA includes:
- the LOC128800315 gene encoding olfactory receptor 10A5-like: MEPAEEQDAGNRTLLTEFILSGFSSRPELQHLLFFTICFIYSMTLIGNLLICMVTVHPSLHTPMYFFLRVLSFLDISTASVVVPKMLVNILSEDRSISYLGCVTQLYCVVFLAATEWYLLAAMAYDRYVAVCCPLRYPAIMRTRACLSLVLLSCCSGKVVSVVQTAWVFNLSLCGPRRINYFFCDIPPLVLLSCTDTSRYERQLISATVLVIFTPFCLILLSYACIISSILRISSAESRHRTFSTCSSHLTVVTLYCASGTLIYLQPKSSNSQDTKKILALIYTTVIPALNPLIYSLRNKEVKEVLIRVMAVLMKK, from the coding sequence ATGGAGCCAGCGGAGGAACAAGATGCAGGAAACCGCACCCTGCTGACTGAATTCATCCTCTCTGGATTTTCCAGCCGCCCAGAACTCCAGCACTTGCTGTTCTTCACAATCTGCTTCATTTACAGCATGACTCTCATCGGGAACCTTCTCATCTGCATGGTCACAGTTCACCCCAGCCTCCACACGCCCATGTACTTCTTCCTCCGCGTCCTGTCCTTCCTGGATATTTCCACAGCATCAGTGGTTGTCCCCAAGATGCTGGTAAATATCCTGTCAGAGGACAGGAGCATCTCCTACCTGGGCTGTGTCACACAGCTCTACTGCGTGGTTTTCTTAGCGGCCACTGAGTGGTACCTGCTGGCAGCCATGGCCTACGACCGCTACGTGGCCGTGTGCTGCCCGCTGAGGTACCCTGCCATCATGAGAACCAGGGCTTGCCtctccctggtgctgctctcctgctgcagtggcaaGGTTGTGTCGGTGGTGCAGACAGCCTGGGTGTTCAACCTGTCCTTGTGTGGGCCCAGGAGGATCAACTACTTCTTCTGTGACATCCCCCCGCtggtcctgctctcctgcacgGACACGTCGCGCTACGAGAGGCAGCTCATCTCAGCCACGGTGCTCGTCATCTTCACGCCCTTCTGCCTCATCCTGCTGTCCTACGCCTGCATCATCTCCAGCATCCTGAGGATttcctctgcagagagcagacaCAGGACCTTCTCCACCTGCTCCTCACACCTTACTGTGGTGACGTTGTACTGTGCAAGTGGGACTTTGATTTACTTACAGCCAAAATCCAGTAATTCACAAGACACTAAGAAAATCCTTGCTCTCATATACACAACTGTAATTCCTGCTTTAAACCCCCTGATTTACAGCCTGAGGAATAAGGAAGTGAAAGAAGTACTAATCAGAGTGATGGCTGTCTTgatgaagaaataa
- the LOC128800026 gene encoding olfactory receptor 49-like has translation MNHTTVVEFVLLGLTESRRWEITLFLFLGIAYLLILLGNISVISITLTNNFLQTPMYYFLRNFALLEITFTSTFLPSTLYSLLTERKTISLPGCFLQMLFFYCLGTCTLFHMAVMSLDRYVAICRPLHYTAIMNSRLCLQLILGCWAVSFLLMFPPTIMTVQLPFCGPNVMNHFYCDASLLLQLSCTETGFIEELMFIILIIILPGTLVVTAVSYGCIIVTILRIPSSAGRRKAFSTCSAHLIVVMVFYSTCIYRYIRPAQRGGQDSDKVLSLFFSVLTQTLNPYIYSLRNRQVKQALKERILKFSGSLRQM, from the coding sequence ATGAACCACACAACTGTAGTGGAATTTGTCCTCTTGGGACTGACTGAGAGCCGCCGTTGGGAGATCACTCTCTTTCTGTTCCTTGGCATTGCCTATCTCTTGATCCTGCTTGGAAACATTTCTGTCATCAGCATCACTCTTACCAATAACTTCCTTCAGACCCCCATGTACTACTTCCTCAGGAATTTTGCCCTTTTGGAAATCACTTTCACCTCCACATTCCTTCCCAGCACCCTGTACAGCCTCCTGACAGAGAGGAAGACaatttccctgcctggctgtTTCCTCCAGATGCTGTTTTTCTACTGCCTGGGTACCTGCACGCTTTTCCACATGGCAGTGATGTCCTTGGACCGCTACGTTGCCATTTGCCGCCCTTTGCACTACACAGCCATCATGAACAGCAGGCTTTGCCTGCAGCTGATCCTGGGCTGCTGGGCAGTGAGTTTTCTCCTGATGTTTCCCCCCACCATCATGACAGTGCAGTTGCCATTCTGTGGTCCCAATGTCATGAACCACTTTTACTGTGACGCTTCCCTGTTGTTGCAACTGTCCTGCACAGAGACAGGCTTCATCGAAGAGCTGATGTTCATCATACTCATTATCATCCTCCCTGGTACCTTGGTAGTAACTGCTGTTTCTTATGGCTGCATTATTGTCACCATCTTGCGTATACCATCATCTGCAGGTAGGAGGAAGGCATTTTCCACTTGCTCAGCTCACCTCATcgtggtgatggtgttttacAGCACGTGTATTTACAGGTACATCCGCCCAGCACAGCGAGGTGGGCAGGACTCTGACAAAGTTCTGTCTTTGTTCTTCTCTGTGCTGACTCAGACACTCAACCCGTACATCTACTCGCTGAGGAACAGGCAAGTCAAGCAAGCTTTAAAGGAGAGAATTCTGAAGTTTTCTGGCTCCCTGAGGCAGATGTGA
- the DAD1 gene encoding dolichyl-diphosphooligosaccharide--protein glycosyltransferase subunit DAD1 has translation MAGSVRAVARRFLSEYGGGTAGRLKALDAFLLYVLLTGALQFGYCLGVGTFPFNSFLSGFISAVGSFILGVCLRIQINPQNKGEFQGISPERAFADFLFANTILHLVVINFVG, from the exons ATGGCGGGCTCGGTGCGGGCCGTGGCGCGGCGCTTCCTGTCCGAGTACGGCGGCGGCACCGCCGGGCGCCTCAAGGCGCTGGACGCCTTCCTGCTCTACGTGCTGCTCACGGGCGCGCTGCAGTTCGGATACTGCCTCGGCGTTGGCACCTTCCCCTTCAACTCCTTCCTCAGCGGCTTCATCTCGGCCGTCGGCAGCTTCATCCTGGGCG TTTGCCTCCGGATCCAGATCAACCCCCAGAACAAGGGCGAGTTCCAGGGCATTTCCCCGGAGCGGGCGTTTGCTGATTTCCTCTTTGCCAACACCATTCTCCATCTCGTCGTCATCAATTTTGTTGGCTGA
- the LOC128800289 gene encoding cathepsin G-like yields MLLLLLLTSAFVLLPWAGAGRIIGGWEVKAHSRPYMAYLKIQTGSQTAYCGGFLIRPDAVLSAAHCLDKKGTVRVTVILGAHNITGREQSQQRTRVGQWVIHPKYSRAGFKNDIVLLKLKPRARINENVKFISFPRRNDHVGAGVECRVSGWGWTSDTGNRTNVMREVKLKVQNEKICQHLSHNYQRQSMICVGDEYSKKAIYHGDSGGPLVCNKKAHGIVSHGYKHRLFPEVFTRISYFEPWIREQLRRFALQELPGSPSSD; encoded by the exons atgctgcttctccttctgctcACAAGTGCCTTTGTccttctgccctgggctggggctg GAAGGATCATTGGTGGATGGGAAGTTAAGGCCCACTCCAGACCCTACATggcttatttaaaaattcaaactggCTCACAAACTGCTTACTGTGGAGGGTTCCTGATTCGTCCAGACGCAGTGCTCTCAGCAGCTCACTGTCTGGATAAAAAAGG GACAGTGAGGGTCACTGTGATTCTGGGAGCCCACAACATAACCGGCCGAGAACAGAGCCAGCAGAGGACCCGTGTTGGACAATGGGTCATCCATCCCAAATATTCCCGTGCTGGCTTCAAAAATGACATCGTGCTGCTGAAG CTGAAGCCAAGGGCCAGGATCAATGAGAATGTGAAATTTATCTCCTTTCCCAGGAGAAACGATCATGTGGGAGCAGGAGTTGAATGTAGGGTGtctggctggggctggacaTCTGACACAGGGAACAGGACTAATGTGATGAGGGAGGTGAAACTGAAGgtgcaaaatgagaaaatatgtCAGCACCTTTCCCATAACTACCAGCGTCAGTCTATGATCTGTGTTGGTGATGAATACAGCAAAAAAGCAATTTACCAT GGTGATTCTGGTGGCCCATTAGTCTGCAATAAGAAGGCTCATGGCATTGTTTCTCACGGATATAAACACCGCCTCTTCCCTGAGGTATTCACTAGAATCTCGTACTTTGAGCCCTGGATACGTGAGCAGCTGAGGAGGTTTGCACTCCAAGAGCTGCCTGGCTCTCCATCCTCTGACTAA